In Halosegnis marinus, one genomic interval encodes:
- a CDS encoding aryl-sulfate sulfotransferase produces MNAARAVALAAVVLLSSTLLAGVALSGDGGPPSPVAGNETYPGQTLIGVQAEGWFGENNGYAAVVAPNGSVIWQWSVPDSRVFDTEHLRNGNILVSVAVAVPAADCPDAYDDRPNCVHNRVVEVDYDTKEVVWEYDWYDVFPNHHEVHDADRLPNGETAVVDMGNDRAFTVNEGGEITWQWNASEHIARGTDWFDEHVPEGREEEFASEGPESDWTHMNDIDLLENGHFTLSVRNFDVVLEVDRAGDIVRTYGSPGDHGTMNEQHNPNLLERRGTMLVADSENDRIVEIDRRTERIVWEYARVPAESPAEPKALQWPRDADRLPNGNTLITDSRQFRVVEVTRNGTVAWSFDGREEFGTRTIVYEADRIRLDGPYLPEEPDAVPAGVDARSVRGTALARGYATLDSWLGFALPAWMGPMELLVVLGDLAALGLLARELR; encoded by the coding sequence ATGAATGCGGCGCGCGCGGTCGCCCTCGCGGCGGTCGTTCTGCTCTCCTCGACGCTGCTGGCCGGCGTCGCCCTCTCCGGCGACGGCGGCCCCCCGTCCCCCGTCGCCGGCAACGAGACGTACCCCGGGCAGACCCTCATCGGCGTGCAGGCCGAGGGGTGGTTCGGCGAGAACAACGGCTACGCGGCCGTCGTCGCCCCGAACGGGAGCGTCATCTGGCAGTGGTCGGTTCCCGACTCGCGGGTGTTCGACACCGAGCACCTGCGCAACGGGAACATCCTCGTCAGCGTCGCCGTCGCCGTCCCGGCCGCCGACTGTCCCGACGCCTACGACGACCGCCCCAACTGCGTCCACAACCGCGTCGTCGAGGTGGACTACGACACGAAGGAGGTCGTCTGGGAGTACGACTGGTACGACGTGTTCCCGAACCACCACGAGGTCCACGACGCCGACCGCCTCCCGAACGGGGAGACGGCCGTCGTGGACATGGGGAACGACCGCGCGTTCACGGTGAACGAGGGCGGCGAGATAACGTGGCAGTGGAACGCGAGCGAGCATATAGCCCGCGGGACCGACTGGTTCGACGAACACGTCCCCGAGGGGCGCGAGGAGGAGTTCGCCTCCGAGGGGCCGGAGTCGGACTGGACCCACATGAACGACATCGACCTGCTGGAGAACGGCCACTTCACGCTCTCGGTGCGCAACTTCGACGTCGTGCTGGAGGTGGACCGCGCCGGCGACATCGTGCGCACCTACGGCTCGCCCGGCGACCACGGGACGATGAACGAACAGCACAACCCGAACCTGCTGGAGCGGCGCGGCACGATGCTCGTCGCCGACTCCGAGAACGACCGCATCGTCGAGATAGACCGCCGCACGGAGCGCATCGTCTGGGAGTACGCTCGGGTCCCGGCCGAGTCGCCGGCGGAGCCGAAGGCGCTCCAGTGGCCCCGCGACGCCGACCGCCTCCCGAACGGCAACACCCTGATAACCGACTCCCGGCAGTTCCGCGTCGTCGAGGTGACGCGCAACGGCACCGTCGCGTGGTCGTTCGACGGCCGCGAGGAGTTCGGCACGCGCACCATCGTGTACGAGGCCGACCGCATCCGGCTCGACGGCCCGTACCTCCCCGAGGAGCCGGACGCGGTGCCGGCGGGCGTCGACGCCCGGAGCGTCCGGGGGACCGCCCTCGCGCGCGG